In the genome of Osmerus mordax isolate fOsmMor3 chromosome 10, fOsmMor3.pri, whole genome shotgun sequence, the window CATAAATGTGGAAAATAAGACTGAAAAGTACAGGGTTAGTACATTTACTCAATTACACGGGTACTGATATTTTCAATATTTAAATAAATTAACCCAAATCTCACAGGTTTTTACGACACATTTCCAATTACGTTTTACTTTTATGAGGATTTAAATTCGGTCTTGGGTGGTCTGTATATCGaatacaatttgatttgattttaatGATTCAATTTAATAGGCTAGTTGTAAATGGTTGCGCCACAGAATCCTAGACCTAGGCTACTTAATTGATTGATAAATCATGTGATGTAAAATAGAACAGCATGTCCACAACGTTTAATAAAATGCACAGTACTCACTTTTGTACATTTTAAGAGATATGAACTACAAGTAGCTAGCCCAGAACGTGTAAGCTTTTATGACCACCAAACCCTAAGGTTAGCGGCCCCATGCTAAATCTTTACATTTGTTTACCAGCACAATCTGCCaccaaaacctttttttctgaAGCGCACATAAAAAAGGGGACACCAAATACTGAAAGATGACAGGTCTCAGACGGATCTGGGCCAGTGAGTAGGTTTGTTTTCGACATTCATTGTGTCACGACATGATACTTTAAACACGTCAATCGAAAACTGTCTCATAAACTGTGACAGTAGACAAACTTTGACTCTTAGTCAACCTGTCATCAAGATTGTCGCAATCTTTCGACGCGCGCTTCTCGGTGGCGCGCTTGTTTGATGGAGGGCGgctgtgggagagggagatattACGCACGGAGTCGCCCATGGTAGACTGCTGTAACGACAGACTGAACACTGACGACAGTTTCTGTCTGTAGCTCTCCCGGAACCTCTTGGCTGACCGGTACAGGTTTCCCACGAAGCAGTAACACAGTGGGTTGAGAGCAGAGTTGGTCAGACCAAGCCACTGTGCAAAGGGTCTGCTCTGCATGATCCACTCGTGTTCGAAATGATTTCCCTCTTCTCCGCCTATGGTCTCCGGCATGTTGAAATCTATCCAGATGTCCACCACGTATAGGGGTAACCAGGACAATGTGAAAAGCAGTACCAAAGACAACACCATCTTGGCGATCCTTTGACGAACTTTTAGACGAGAGACTGATTGCGCAATACCATATTTGCTTGGTTCTTGGAGTTTGTCGTCCGTTCCCCATAGCTTCCATCCCGTAAGCAGGCAGATGACCAAGTTGAACAGCACGGGGAATCCGTAGAGCgaacagaagaggaggaagttgTAGCCCTGTCGCAGCTTAACTTTGCCCCAGCTCTCCACGCACACGGTGACGGTGTGCGCCCCGTCCAGGAGAGACAGGGTCCGAGTGGTGTTCATGAACACTAGCGGGAGGCAGAGAACTGACGACACAGCCCACACCACCAAGATCATGCAGAGTATCCGCCGCCCTGTAAAGAAGGACCTTGCGTGGAGTGGGTTATGTACACTGTAGTACCGGTTCAGGCTGATCACGGCCAGGCTCAGAACGCTGGCGGACACCGACACCGCCTGAACGAACGGCACCGCGCGGCACATGAAGTCTCCAAACACCCAGGCGTTATAAACCTTGTGTCCCAGGTTCACgggcatacacacgcacacgaccATCATGTCACATACTGCCAGGTTTACCAGGAGCCGGCGCGTAGCCGATGCCCCCGCCAAACGGTTCCTCTTGCGCGTGAGCACCAGGAGAGCCATGATGTTCCCACCGAGTCCGGTAATAAAAGAAAGCGTGTACATAACCACCAGAACGATGGTGCCTGGCTCGTGTCCCGAAAATAAAACGTCCACCGCGAAGGGATTGGTATTTGCGAAAGTCCAGTTATCCGCTTCATGTTGAGGTCCACCAAGTGACACATTCGCTGACAGCAATTGTCCGAATTTAGTGTAGAGGTTAGTTAGATTCATTTCCTGCAGCTTCTCACATCGTGGCAATGTGAGAAGTGTCCGTGTCTGACGCAGACAGGTGAGAACTCAAACCCCAAGGAGTGGGCTGTGGGGACGGCGCGCCCCACCGGCAGACACTGCGAGCATAACAAATAGTACATAGAATTTGTGTAAGATCTTACTATCAGAATTGTATGAGAAAGCATATATCTGTCTAACAGAGACCTCAATACCTATGCCTGTCGCACTCGCAATAGTCTTCCACACTGCCCAATGGAAGGGGCGTGCTGGACCAATCACATCTTCTCTTTAGCCAAAAGGATGGGCTCTCTTTCTGCCCACGTTCGTGCACTAACTTTCTTGTTCTTTTTCAGCCCAGCAAAGCACGCTTGTGAGGCCTGGTGGGAGGTGACACCGTTTTGGAATGGAAGACAGTGAAAGGGCAACATCagtaccaccacccccctccccccaccccacatacacacacacacacacacacacacacacaccaatggacCTATTAGATCATCTCTGAAATTACCTGGCAATGTCCTCATGCATCAAAAGGTGCTCACTAACCCAAAAGTTGCTTTTGTGATTTTAAAGACAAACAGAATTGTTTTGTGATAAAATATAAATCACTTATGCTGTACAAGTTGTCATTATACCAATTAATCTCTTAGTTGCTATGATGCCAGTCTAGGTGTTTAGCAGTATAGTTGTGTAGACCTACACAACATAGTCCACCACTTTAAACAATAATATGTATACAGGTGTAGGTACTAATGTATGTCACTGAAATTACTGAGAGATGTGTCTATGATTTTAGAGAGAAACTAGGAAATCTGTTCATTTCTGCTGATATGATTCAGTCCCTTAATTCCCATTCTCCTTGACAATTATAAACCATTAGCCTTTAAATAAAAAGATGGTATCTATATCTGTAAGGAGCACCTTTAGTCTAGAAAGGTTTTCTGTTTCCTCAAATTATTTCAGTATTCTTTGAATACAACGAAAGAACCTTAGGGTCAGCTGTAGAGCTAGACCACAATTACACTATTTATAAACCACCCAGACCGTatcagtgtacgtgtgtgtgtacgagtgtataagcgagagagtgtgcgtgggaGGGAACCAGAATAGGAGATGTAGGGGTCACTCCCCTAGATGTTACTGCTCTcagcaccccctcacccccccctcctttctgttTCACCTGCCGAtaccttttacatttacattgagtcatttagcagacgctcttatccagagcgacttacagtaagtacagggacattcacccttTTCTTCCTCCACATATCTTCCTCCACACATAAACATCCTcttcacatcccccctccccccatacacacacacacacacacacaactccaacCTGAGGCAGAAGAGTGCAGATTGCATAACTAGGTGGCCGCTGGTCATTTGAACCGTTGTGACtttggtgaaggagagagggagagaccagtggAGACTGCTCTAGGCTGATCACTATTTACAGTAGATGGTCCTTCTTGGAAAACTACAGCTGTGATCATATTTTGCAATGGTGACTCATGTTGGGTCCATGTAGACCAGGTTAGGAGTAACTGTTTACTTTTTGGTGCAAAACAAATCTGGACCATACTCAAATGCATACAGTACAGACATtaatgggacacacacacgcaataacATGTACACAACCTCCAACGCCACGCCTTTTCTTTCACCGAACACACGTGATCTCAGATAGCCGGTAGGATAATTACCCCCTCCAACTTTGTGATCTCACCCCCAATTAAAGCCTTTCTACCCTATCAAGCTAATACCCACTGTAGcacagagaggatggagagtggAGCTGGCAggccagggaggacagggctgggggggttgtACAGGGTGAGCTGAGGGAAAGGGGTgtgtggaagggctgggggctgggggctgggggctggggctggggctggggctgaggaagCCAGAATGGGGGGCAGGAGTTGAAGGAGGTCTGTACAGGGTGagctgaggaagggagggtttggaagggctggggctggggaggccaggatggaggggcagggaggtttGTTTGGTGGAATGCAGATGGACGCCGGGGAGAGGTCCCAAGGCAGCACCATCTGGTGCAGCAGCACATCAAAGCCAAGGATGACTCTGGAGCAGGAGCCATCTGCAGGGTCCTGCAGGGTACTGCTGCTGTACAACACAGCTcaaacctcctctccaccttctaaTTCTATAGCGCCGTTTCTGTTGAATTGTGAAATAACACTGTTGTTACAGTCAGAATGCCAACAGCCccccacccatacacacacacacacacacacacacacacacacacacacacacacacaatgagttgTGTTTCTGGCATAGTCTACATACACATAGGAAGACACTCATTTCCCAGAGTTCATTTTCATCAACAGGTTAATCTGCACCTCAAGGCTTCCTGACATCTTAATTAAATCAATCCTACATTTCATTTCAGATTTGATTAGATTCAACACCACTGGCCATTTCCTGGTCGCCACTGACTTGGTTCACACATCCAGTGACCTGCCCAGGTGGCATTCATCTGCTGCCAACTCCTGGTCAACACCCTCCATGAAATAATAGCCCTAGCAAACAGAGATTTTCAGTTTGGCAAATTCTGTCAGTGTGCCAACATTTATCTAAAGCTAAATGAACACCGTTGTTATGGAGCTGAACACATTTGTCTTCTTGGACTGTTTCCATATCAACAGTGTCACAAAGTGCCACAGTGGCATCACCCAGattcctgtctctctggtgAGGATGCAGAACGGAGTGCAGTGTGtctggagaggggaggtaatGGACACAATGTCAACTAGGATGACTAACACGTCTGGCCTTTCTAAGTCATCTCATCACCATGGTGGCGCGCACCTTCAGAAGGCACAGCTTGGCTAATACATCAGGATTGTTTGATGATGCAATATTACTCATCCCTACACTTTGTCACCGAGCAAGTGCTGatcccgagagagagagagacatagaggagggaggaagacagtgagaggggcagagggagagcaacGGAGtgcgagagaggaaaagagagatcaggagaggggaggggctagacACCCCAGGAAGTCTTGGCCTTGTCCGACCTCTCAGGGGAGGTGTACAGCCTGGCGCTGTGACATCATCCGCTCTGTCTGACGAGGTGTGAGTAACAACACATCACATGACTTAATCCTCTGGTCACCCAAGCCCACCCACATCAGGAACGAGTAGATGACAGGATTTACAcactgatccacacacacacaaacttttcaTCAAAAATCTACTATAtcttttttcaaacctttttttatttattttgccaGAGAAAACAGCTGGATACTGTGTGAATGAAATAATTCCCTCCATAACAGCCACTGTGGTCTTGGATTCCAAGTGCAAgttaggggtcagatggctgagcagttagggaattgggcaaTTACTGTAACTGAGATTCCAGTCTTCAGAAACCTCTGCAACCCAGTCTCTGACAGGGTTGTGAACTAAGAACCTGGGTCTTTGTGAAAAACTCCTTCGACACTTTGTGAGGAACAAATAAGTAACTTTCACACAAGAGAGTGAGCCTGGCCTAACTTAACCTTGTCCACAGACGCTCCAACCCCTGACTGTGACAGAAATAAGAAAACCACAAGAAGTCTGCTGGTGAATTGTAAATGAATCTCTGTCCTGGAGAAGGCTGTCTGGGACCATTGCCTCCTTGCACGGCAGCATggtaggaggagaagggggaggaaaggaggagaaggaaaataaggaggaggaagaagatgaaCAGGAAGACtaggaggagagataggagagtATGGAAATGCTATTTGTAAACAGACAGTTTTTGACAGTTCAATAGGTTTAATAACTGCAATTttaaaattataataaaatgttttcaaaAAATTAAAGCAGCACTTGCAAACATGCAGGAGCAAATGAAATATCACAGTAGTCCAGATAGAAAAATTAGAGCGATAGAAAGCTACAGCGAAACAAAAACAGCAGGCGGCtgtgagagggaagagagagagatgagaaaatgaggtgagagatagggagggagggagggagggagggagagagggagagagggagggagggagggagagagagatggagggagagagaaagagagagagagggagggagggagggagggagggagggagggagggagggagggagggagggagggagagagggagagagggagagagggagagagggagagagggagagagggagggaaatagggagggagggagggagagattgggGAAAGCAGAGAGTGGCAACATAATTACTGTGTGGCAGCATCATAAACAGTCCCCCACTATGTTCAATGAATCCCTCACTCTTTCATCCTTCACTTCCTcatcctgctccctcctctgcacctccaccacctcaccccccacattcatccacccctcccctccatcttccaTCCAGTTCCACCACAGAAAGAGCTCACAGGGAACACCTCTCATGAAGACTGTCTCCATACGGTCCATGGTCGTTCACACACTCTGAGATCTTTACATCTTTACACCACGTtcgtttttaaaatattttgtatATCTGTACCCCTTGATTGGTCTGGGCTCATCTAATAGGGAGCAGATGgagatggatgtgtgtggtgaTTGGTTCATTGCAGGGAAGCAGAACATGTTGTGCTAAGGCTGGAGCTATCATCatggggtaggggagggagaTTGATCAGATGTGTTCTGACTGTGTAGTCACTGACTGGCACACAGGACtcagggattttgaagccaaagcAATATCTAGCTCCTTTGTGTAATGTATggtctatggtgtgtgtgtatgtgtgtgtgtgtgtgtgtgtgtgtgtgtgagtgagtgtatgtgtgtctcagttTGCTTTCGGAGTTGACAAGATAAATATAATCTTGTACCTGTCAGGAAACAGGTGTTGCATTCAGTCCCTTAATAACAGAATGACGTGTGTGGGCCTGTATGTGTTAGCTGATATTATTCCCAGTCCTTCCTGCCTGTCCTACTTTTCagtaggaccccccccccccccccccccgagttaAGTGTGACTCATTAGTCTCATTAGTGAGACTCAGACCTGGAGGTGTTCCTCAGGGCTGCATTGGCCCTGCTGCGTGTTCATCTGATTACAGGACCCACTCCTAAAGAAGTGTATGAGTGGATAAAAGCCCCAAGCAACACAAGAAAAAGATCAGAGAGGGTAAGGGTTAGgtgtagggttaggttagggttaggttcctCTGCTGATGGAAAGCAACCTCTCATGTCCACGTgaacacatacttacacaccaAGCTCTGTGACACTGATGCACCGTCAACACAACACGTGCACGCCCTCTTCCACAGTTCTTGGGAAACCACTCCAACCTAACACAGCAGATGGTCTAATGTGTGTTCCCATCTCTCTGAGGAtggttctcccctcccctctccatttctaccccttctctttcccctcctctttcttttcctctttccatATTGAAGGACATCACGTGTTTACATCCAAGGTAGATAAGCAGGCAGGCGATAAAGCCTAACCCACTGACAAAGGaaaagagataaggagagagagagtgcggatgaaagagacggagagagggagggagaacgaaACATCTACAGAGTTGACAGGAAcattgtgtgaaagagagaaagggagtaaatggaaagagagaaaggaacagTTTTCACACATTCCCCCAGACGGCTGTGTGTGGATGCTGGAGTGTGTTTTCTCCGGGTGACTATTTGACACCTCATAAACAGTGACACAAGGCTGGTGATTAGAGTTGGGATCGTCTGTACACCAGTCACTTAATCACACCTACACAAATACTGTCCGTATTCTTACTTCCACATCCACCTGATCAATTTGAAAGTGGTTGAAAGACTTCAGATGAGTCACATGTGCGCTCCACGCACATCTCTgctcccacaccaacaccaacagAACCTCTTGGAAACAAAAAGAACAACCATCTCACATCGTGCGTGATGGCAGATGGAAGATCGGTTGCCAGGTCAGACATGATAGCTCTGGACGCCGCTGAGACGAAAATTCATCAGACACGGTGGCCTTAATCTCTCTACTGATCACAGAAGCAATCAGCAAGGACCGACACGATGCACCTGGGTCTCAGCACGCCTCAAGTCTTCAGCCCTCCTCCTCAATCTCACCCCatttaggagagaggagaggaagggagagaagcagggaaggAAGCGCAAAATGACAATTTTCATAAAAAATAGACTCGCCAATATCTACTGAATTGGCAGAGTGTGATTAtgcttgtgtttgtatgtgcgtgtgtgtgtgtgtgtgtgtgtggaaacgagagcaatagagagagagaagtagggatTGCAGAAAATAAATGACATTCAGAGGAGCATCTGGAGTGGTCCTTCAGAAAGAAAGTTATGATCAGATCAAGGCTGAAGAACACCATGTTCCAAAATGTTTCCAGAAAACCAATACACCTACTAGGCATAATGTATTCCACCAAATTCAGATCGGAGACAGTCAACTTCTTCATGAGGTTATCTGACACACCAGCGTTTCCTTGAAGCTGGCATGAGATGGCATTGACTTGAGTTTGAAACAGTGCCCAGTATACACTCCCACAAAATCCCGCAGAATCTGATCTCTAATGTATCCATCTTAGGGGATTtggaggggggagtgtgtgcggAACCAGTGTGGAGTGTATTATTAACTGTCTGACAGGGGATTACTATGAAGGGTCCGGCTGCTTCCAAAAACTCTGCTGCTTTCTACATTTCCTACCTCATAAATCTTAACTGCTCCCTTATGAAATATGGACACAGCAGTACAGtgacacgctgacacacacacgcacatgcacacacactgtgcaagTATTTAGTGATACCCCCTCAAACCCCTGAGCAGCAGTGCCACTCTGCTGCTGATGCCAGTCTCTCACCCCATTGGCTGCTGATGCCAGTCTCTCACCCCATTGGCCCATGgccagagaccagagagacttgTGCTCTGCCCAAgtaccacacacatccctgatcCCCCACTATGTCTCTATCTCTGGCCCTctattttcctccctctctctctctccctctcaaaccCAGAACCCCTCAATTCTGACAGGGCTCTGAGTTATAACCATTCCCAGGGAGGGGGGCTCTAAGTCATTTTCCATTggctccaaacacacacttccaaagGCAATCTACCTGACATGACAACCAGTTCCTTTGGGAGGAGAGTAAAgaatgagaggacaggaggcgagattcaaggagagaaggagaatggaggagagaggggagatgagtaaccaagagagaaaagtggagggcaggcaaggagagggagagagacagggggaaaaAGTTGTGATTGTTGTTTACCCCAGCTAATCAGACTCTGTCGGTATTCCCATGTGGATAATGATGATTGAAAGATCGCCAGACTGGACACAAGACCCTCTGCACCAATCACTGCACTTGgattgatttgttgatttctctcCCCCTATCAGAGCCATTCTCTCTACCCGACAGTGAGCTGCTCTAACTACCATCTTAAAGAAGTCAAATTTGAGTATAAGAACTTCAGAACCTTCACCTTCTGAACTTCCGATTTTTAGGAAATACCTGTCTGCATCTGAACTACATTCACATGCAAGTATGTGATGTTGTGACAGTGAGAAGGTACATAGACCCGTAGATTAGAAGTTGCATGGTTGTCCTGGAAACAGCTGCCTGTCTGATAGGTAATGGCAACAGACCCTGACCTGCTGTTAGACACTGTCTCTATGGTGACAGTGACAGGCCAGGATGTGCTTACACTTCTATAGAGACTTCtgtaacataaacacacatctgTATGAAGAACCTGCGTACAcgctcgcgcg includes:
- the LOC136950744 gene encoding galanin receptor 2a, yielding MNLTNLYTKFGQLLSANVSLGGPQHEADNWTFANTNPFAVDVLFSGHEPGTIVLVVMYTLSFITGLGGNIMALLVLTRKRNRLAGASATRRLLVNLAVCDMMVVCVCMPVNLGHKVYNAWVFGDFMCRAVPFVQAVSVSASVLSLAVISLNRYYSVHNPLHARSFFTGRRILCMILVVWAVSSVLCLPLVFMNTTRTLSLLDGAHTVTVCVESWGKVKLRQGYNFLLFCSLYGFPVLFNLVICLLTGWKLWGTDDKLQEPSKYGIAQSVSRLKVRQRIAKMVLSLVLLFTLSWLPLYVVDIWIDFNMPETIGGEEGNHFEHEWIMQSRPFAQWLGLTNSALNPLCYCFVGNLYRSAKRFRESYRQKLSSVFSLSLQQSTMGDSVRNISLSHSRPPSNKRATEKRASKDCDNLDDRLTKSQSLSTVTVYETVFD